In the genome of Streptomyces sp. V2I9, one region contains:
- a CDS encoding serine/threonine-protein kinase: protein MRPVGSKYLLEEPLGRGATGTVWRARQRETAGAEAAVAGQPGETVAIKVLKEELANDADVVMRFLRERSVLLRLTHPNIVRTRDLVVEGDLLALVMDLIDGPDLHRYLRENGPLTPVAAALLTAQIADALAASHADGVVHRDLKPANVLLDERDGGMTPMLTDFGIARLADSPGLTRTHEFVGTPAYVAPESAEGRPQTSAVDVYGAGILLYELVTGRPPFAGGTALEVLHRHLSEEPRRPSTVPAPLWTVIERCLSKDPDRRPSAENLARGLRTVAAGIGVHANSAQIAAADGVGALLAPDPAPTAVPDTPGAADPTQVLPSNAGSFDPSAATSVLPQTGPGGQGGPGRGPGADPTAVMPPVPQRPDGPPQPDGPHPWQSQLQAARDRNEQTQVQYLDPSQDPLRRRPQRQQPPQQHQQQPPQRRQPPPQPQQYPPQRQQQQPQPQRYQQPPQPQQQYAPQPQQPQPPAPRPRREPRPPRQRSANPMRIPGLGCLKGCLFTVVLLTIAGWLVWDLALQDWVAQGKGYWETIGDAIGTVTDWISKLNDSTGGSGGA from the coding sequence GTGCGGCCGGTAGGCAGCAAGTACCTGCTCGAGGAGCCGCTCGGACGCGGCGCCACGGGCACCGTCTGGCGAGCCCGCCAGCGGGAGACCGCGGGCGCCGAGGCAGCCGTCGCGGGTCAGCCCGGCGAGACCGTGGCCATCAAGGTCCTCAAGGAGGAACTGGCCAACGACGCCGACGTCGTGATGCGGTTCCTGCGGGAGCGGTCCGTCCTGCTGCGGCTCACCCATCCCAATATCGTGCGCACCCGCGACCTCGTCGTCGAGGGCGATCTCCTCGCCCTGGTGATGGACCTGATCGACGGCCCCGACCTGCACCGCTACCTCCGGGAGAACGGCCCGCTCACCCCGGTCGCCGCCGCCCTGCTCACCGCGCAGATCGCGGACGCGCTCGCCGCCAGCCACGCCGACGGCGTCGTCCACCGCGACCTGAAGCCGGCCAACGTGCTGCTCGACGAGCGCGACGGCGGCATGACCCCGATGCTCACCGACTTCGGCATCGCGCGGCTGGCCGACTCCCCGGGCCTGACCCGGACCCACGAGTTCGTCGGCACGCCCGCCTATGTGGCGCCGGAGTCCGCCGAGGGCCGCCCGCAGACCTCCGCCGTCGACGTCTACGGCGCCGGCATCCTGCTGTACGAGCTGGTCACCGGTCGTCCGCCGTTCGCCGGGGGCACCGCCCTGGAGGTCCTGCACCGGCATCTCAGCGAGGAGCCACGCCGTCCCTCCACCGTCCCCGCGCCGCTGTGGACGGTCATCGAGCGCTGCCTGAGCAAGGACCCCGACCGGCGGCCCAGCGCCGAGAACCTGGCCCGCGGTCTGCGGACGGTCGCCGCCGGTATCGGCGTCCACGCCAACTCCGCGCAGATCGCCGCCGCCGACGGCGTCGGCGCCCTGCTCGCCCCCGACCCGGCCCCCACCGCCGTACCGGACACTCCGGGCGCGGCCGACCCCACGCAGGTGCTGCCGAGCAACGCGGGCTCCTTCGACCCGTCCGCGGCCACCAGCGTGCTCCCGCAGACCGGACCCGGCGGCCAGGGCGGACCCGGCCGGGGGCCCGGCGCCGACCCGACCGCCGTCATGCCGCCCGTGCCCCAGCGCCCCGACGGGCCGCCGCAGCCGGACGGCCCGCACCCCTGGCAGTCGCAGCTCCAGGCGGCCCGCGACCGCAACGAGCAGACCCAGGTGCAGTACCTGGACCCGAGCCAGGACCCGCTGCGCCGCCGCCCCCAGCGCCAGCAGCCGCCGCAGCAGCACCAGCAGCAGCCGCCCCAGCGCCGCCAGCCGCCGCCGCAGCCCCAGCAGTACCCGCCGCAGCGGCAGCAACAGCAGCCCCAGCCGCAGCGCTACCAGCAGCCGCCCCAGCCCCAGCAGCAGTACGCACCGCAGCCCCAGCAGCCGCAGCCTCCCGCCCCGCGCCCGCGGCGCGAGCCGCGCCCGCCGCGGCAGCGCAGCGCCAACCCGATGCGCATCCCCGGCCTCGGCTGCCTCAAGGGCTGCCTGTTCACCGTGGTGCTCCTGACCATCGCCGGCTGGCTCGTCTGGGACCTGGCCCTCCAGGACTGGGTGGCCCAGGGCAAGGGCTACTGGGAAACCATCGGCGACGCGATCGGCACGGTCACCGACTGGATCTCGAAGCTCAACGACAGCACCGGAGGCTCCGGCGGGGCCTGA